One window of the Burkholderia sp. FERM BP-3421 genome contains the following:
- a CDS encoding ESPR-type extended signal peptide-containing protein — translation MNRTYRSIWNDALGAWVAASELASARGKSNQSSIAKAVAAVILAAAAQGGQASTIAVGTGATPSGTTCGNPASAMGPDGTTTYTYVASVDGSNYYSTVGGCAANGNGVSGATLYGAFTTVSGNGGSAFGFGAKAAQWATSAGLQANASGQSSNAYGFNASAAGTGSVAIGNAASAVYTNSVAIGTGSVTGAAAPTGTGFLTGTAAPLSEVSVGSSGALRRITNVADGSAPQDAVTVAQLSTGMSTTTSRISSLSTSASTGLSSLSTGLSTTNSNVTSLSTSTSTGITSLSTGLSTANSNITSLSTSTSTGITSLSTGLSTTNSSITSLSTSASTGLSSTTSSITSLSTSTSTGIGSLSTGLSTTNSTVSSLSTSTSTGLSTANSSIASLSTSSSTGISSLSTGISTTNSTVSSLSTSTSTGLSTANSSIASLSTSTSTGIGSLSTGLSTTNSTVSSLSTSTSTGLSTASSSIASLSTSSSTGISSLSTGLSTTNSTVTSLSTSTSTGLSTTNSSIASLSTSSSTGISSLSTGLSTTNSTVTSLSTSTSTGLSTANSSIASLSTSTSTGIGSLSTGLSTTNSTVSSLSTSTSTGLSTANSSIASLSTSTSTGIGSLSTGSSTTNSTVTSLSTSTSTGLSSANSSIASLSTSTSTGIGSLSTGLSTTNSTVASLSTSTSTGLSSANSSITSLSTSTSTGIGSLSTGLSTTNSTVASLSTSTSTGLSTTNSSIASLSTSSSTGISSLSTGLSTTNSTVASLSTSASTGISSLSTGLSTVTATTNNLGNSTAAALGGGAAYNPATGTISAPAYVTYNANGTTTTNNNVGSAINNINSQGIKYFHANSTGPDSIATGTDAVAIGSGASAGNNGSVALGANSVTAAPNPTSSATIAGTTFGGFAGTNPTSVVSVGAPGSERQVTNVAAGQVTSTSTDAINGSQLYSVAQQVGTATSAISSLSTGLSTTNSTVASLSTSTSTGIGSLSTGLSTTNSTVTSLSTSTSTGLSTTDSSIASLSTSTSTGISSLSTGLSTTNSTVASLSTSTSTGLSTSNSSIASLSTSTSTGINSLSTGLSTTNSTVTSLSTSTSTGLSTANSSIASLSTSTSTGIGSLSTGLSTTNSNVASLSTSTSTGLSSANSSIASLSTSTSTGIGSLSTGLSTTNSAVTSLSTSTSTGLSTTDSSIASLSTSTSTGISSLSTGLSTTNSTVSSLSTSTSTGLSTANSSIASLSTSTSTGIGSLSTGLSTTNSTVTSLSTSTSTGLSTANSSIASLSTSTSTGISSLSTGLSTTNSNVASLSTSTSTGLSTANSSIASLSTSTSTGIGSLSTGISTTNSTVSSLSTSTSTGLSTANSSIASLSTSTSTGIGSLSTGISTTNSTVSSLSTSTSTGLSSADSSIASLSTSTSTGISSLSTGLSTTNSNVASLSTSTSTGISSLSTGLSTADSTVASLSTSTSTGISSLSTGLSTADSSVASLSTSTSTGISSLSTGLSTADSSVASLSTSASTGLSSANSSIASLSTSTSTGIGSLSTGISTTNSTVTSLSTSTSTGISSLSTGLSTTNSTVASLSTSTSTGISSLSTGLSTTDSSVASLSTSTSTGISSLSTGLSTADSSVASLSTSTSTGIGSLSTGLSTTNSTVVSLSTSTSTSISSLSTSVGSITTNTNNLGTSTAAALGGGATYNPATGTISAPAYITYNTNGTTTTNNNVGSAIDNINANGIKYFHANSTDPDSQATGQNSVAIGPNAVANIDNSVAIGNGATTSAAVPVSSATVGGLTFGTFAGSNPVGVFSVGAPGAERQVTNVAAGQVTATSTDAINGSQLFATNSNVASLSTGLSTTNGNVASLSTSTSTAVNSLSTGLSTVGSQIGSLSTGLSSTNSTVSSLSTSTSTAVNSLSTGLSTTNSTVSSLSTSTSTSINSLSTGLGTTNSNVASLSSGVTNINNQISSLSTSINNTTRTANTGGIAADMNGTGADNPTVSAGSNSVAIGANSNNGGRSNVVSVGSSTEQRQIANVAAGTEGTDAVNLNQLNTLSTSVSQSMAGTQASINNLSSQIAQTQEALQQTDKMARQGIAAAAALAMLPQVEAGKTFNTAVGGARFAGQSGVAFGASAHITKHGVLKMGIGIAGSNRTYGAGYGYTW, via the coding sequence ATGAATCGCACATACCGCTCCATCTGGAACGACGCGCTCGGCGCCTGGGTCGCGGCGTCGGAACTGGCATCGGCACGGGGGAAATCCAACCAGTCGTCGATCGCCAAGGCCGTTGCGGCCGTGATCCTGGCAGCCGCCGCGCAAGGCGGCCAAGCCTCGACGATCGCCGTGGGAACCGGCGCCACGCCGAGCGGTACGACGTGCGGCAACCCGGCCAGCGCCATGGGCCCGGATGGCACCACCACCTACACCTATGTCGCCAGCGTCGACGGCAGCAACTATTACTCGACGGTCGGCGGTTGTGCCGCGAACGGTAATGGAGTGTCCGGCGCCACGTTGTATGGCGCGTTCACGACCGTGAGCGGCAACGGCGGTTCAGCGTTCGGCTTCGGCGCAAAAGCGGCCCAGTGGGCCACGAGCGCCGGCCTGCAAGCCAATGCATCCGGGCAAAGCTCGAACGCATACGGCTTCAACGCATCCGCCGCCGGCACCGGCTCGGTCGCGATCGGCAACGCCGCGTCGGCCGTCTATACGAACAGCGTCGCGATCGGCACCGGCAGCGTGACGGGCGCCGCCGCCCCGACCGGCACCGGCTTCCTGACCGGCACCGCCGCGCCCTTGTCCGAAGTCTCGGTCGGCAGCTCGGGCGCACTGCGCCGGATCACCAACGTCGCCGACGGCTCCGCGCCGCAGGACGCCGTCACGGTCGCGCAGCTGAGCACCGGCATGAGCACCACGACGAGCAGGATCTCGAGCCTGTCGACCTCCGCATCGACCGGCCTCAGCTCGCTGTCCACCGGCTTGTCGACCACCAACAGCAATGTCACGTCCCTGTCCACTTCGACCTCGACGGGCATCACGTCGCTGTCCACGGGCCTGTCGACCGCCAACAGCAATATCACGTCGCTGTCGACCTCCACGTCGACCGGGATCACGTCGCTGTCCACAGGTCTGAGCACGACCAACAGCAGCATCACGTCGTTGTCGACCTCGGCGTCGACCGGCCTCTCGTCGACCACGAGTTCGATCACCTCGCTGTCCACCTCGACCTCGACGGGCATCGGCTCGCTTTCGACCGGTCTCAGCACCACCAACAGCACCGTCTCGTCCCTCTCGACCTCCACGTCGACCGGCCTCTCGACGGCCAACAGCTCGATCGCTTCGCTGTCCACCTCATCCTCGACCGGCATCAGCTCGCTGTCCACCGGCATCAGCACCACCAACAGCACCGTCTCGTCGCTGTCGACCTCGACATCGACCGGCCTCTCGACGGCTAACAGCAGCATTGCTTCGCTGTCCACCTCGACTTCGACCGGCATCGGCTCGCTTTCGACCGGTCTCAGCACCACCAACAGCACCGTCTCGTCGCTGTCGACCTCCACGTCGACCGGCCTCTCGACCGCCAGCAGCTCGATCGCTTCGCTGTCCACGTCGTCTTCGACCGGCATCAGCTCCCTGTCCACCGGCCTCAGCACGACCAACAGCACCGTCACCTCGCTCTCGACCTCCACGTCGACCGGCCTCTCGACGACCAACAGCTCGATCGCTTCGCTGTCCACCTCGTCATCGACCGGCATCAGCTCCCTGTCCACCGGCCTCAGCACGACCAACAGCACCGTCACCTCGCTCTCGACCTCCACGTCGACCGGCCTCTCGACGGCCAACAGTTCGATCGCTTCGCTGTCCACGTCGACTTCGACCGGCATCGGTTCGCTCTCGACTGGTCTCAGCACCACCAACAGCACCGTCTCGTCGCTCTCGACCTCGACGTCGACGGGTCTCTCGACCGCTAACAGCAGCATCGCTTCGCTGTCCACCTCGACCTCGACCGGCATCGGTTCGCTTTCGACCGGCTCGAGCACGACCAACAGCACCGTCACCTCGCTCTCGACCTCCACGTCGACCGGCCTGTCGTCGGCCAATAGCTCGATCGCCTCGCTGTCCACCTCGACCTCGACCGGCATCGGTTCGCTCTCGACCGGTTTGAGCACGACCAACAGCACCGTCGCCTCGCTCTCGACCTCCACGTCGACCGGCCTGTCGTCGGCCAATAGCTCGATCACCTCGCTCTCGACCTCGACCTCGACCGGCATCGGTTCGCTCTCGACCGGCTTGAGCACGACCAACAGCACCGTCGCCTCGCTCTCGACCTCCACGTCGACCGGCCTCTCGACGACCAACAGCTCGATCGCTTCGCTGTCCACCTCATCCTCGACCGGCATCAGCTCGCTCTCGACCGGCCTCAGCACCACCAACAGCACCGTCGCTTCGCTCTCGACCTCGGCCTCGACCGGCATCAGCTCGCTGTCCACCGGCCTCAGCACCGTCACCGCCACCACCAACAACCTCGGCAACAGCACCGCCGCGGCCCTCGGCGGCGGCGCAGCCTACAACCCCGCAACCGGCACCATCTCGGCGCCCGCCTACGTCACCTACAACGCCAACGGCACGACCACGACCAACAACAACGTCGGATCGGCCATCAACAACATCAACAGCCAGGGCATCAAGTACTTCCACGCCAATTCCACCGGCCCTGACAGCATCGCCACCGGCACCGACGCCGTCGCCATCGGCTCCGGCGCTTCCGCCGGCAACAACGGCTCCGTCGCACTCGGCGCCAACTCCGTCACCGCTGCCCCCAACCCCACCAGCAGCGCGACCATCGCCGGCACCACCTTCGGCGGCTTCGCCGGCACCAACCCGACCAGCGTCGTCAGTGTCGGCGCGCCCGGCTCGGAACGACAGGTCACCAACGTCGCCGCCGGACAAGTCACCTCAACCAGCACCGACGCGATCAACGGCAGCCAGCTTTATTCCGTCGCACAACAGGTCGGCACGGCAACCAGCGCGATTTCCTCTCTGTCCACCGGCCTCAGCACCACCAACAGCACCGTCGCTTCTCTGTCGACCTCCACATCGACCGGCATCGGTTCGCTTTCGACCGGTCTGAGCACCACCAACAGCACCGTCACGTCGCTCTCGACCTCGACCTCGACCGGCTTGTCGACCACTGACAGCAGCATCGCTTCGCTGTCCACCTCGACCTCGACCGGCATCAGCTCGCTGTCGACCGGCTTGAGCACCACCAACAGCACCGTCGCCTCGCTCTCGACCTCGACCTCGACAGGTCTGTCGACGTCCAACAGTTCGATCGCTTCGTTGTCCACCTCGACATCAACCGGGATCAACTCCCTGTCGACTGGCCTGAGCACCACCAACAGCACGGTCACGTCGCTGTCGACCTCCACGTCGACCGGCCTCTCGACGGCCAACAGCAGCATCGCCTCGCTGTCCACCTCGACCTCGACCGGCATCGGTTCGCTCTCGACCGGCCTCAGCACGACCAACAGCAATGTCGCCTCGCTGTCGACCTCCACGTCGACCGGCTTGTCGTCGGCTAACAGCAGCATCGCTTCGCTGTCCACGTCGACCTCGACCGGTATCGGTTCGCTCTCGACCGGATTGAGCACGACCAACAGCGCCGTCACGTCGCTCTCGACCTCGACCTCGACCGGCCTGTCGACCACTGACAGCAGCATCGCCTCGTTGTCCACCTCGACCTCGACCGGCATCAGCTCGCTGTCCACCGGCCTCAGCACCACCAACAGCACCGTCTCGTCGCTCTCGACTTCCACGTCGACCGGCCTCTCGACGGCCAACAGCTCGATCGCTTCGCTGTCCACGTCGACTTCGACCGGCATCGGTTCGCTGTCCACCGGCCTCAGCACCACCAACAGCACGGTCACGTCGCTGTCGACCTCCACGTCGACCGGCCTCTCGACGGCCAACAGCAGCATCGCTTCGCTGTCCACGTCGACCTCGACGGGCATCAGTTCGCTGTCCACCGGCCTGAGCACCACCAACAGCAATGTTGCTTCGCTCTCGACCTCCACGTCGACCGGTCTCTCGACGGCTAACAGCAGCATCGCCTCGCTGTCCACGTCGACCTCGACCGGCATCGGCTCGCTTTCGACCGGCATCAGCACCACCAACAGCACCGTCTCGTCGCTCTCGACCTCCACGTCGACTGGCCTCTCGACGGCCAACAGCTCGATCGCTTCGCTGTCCACGTCGACCTCGACCGGCATCGGCTCGCTTTCGACCGGCATCAGCACCACCAACAGCACCGTCTCGTCGCTCTCGACCTCGACCTCGACCGGCCTCTCATCGGCTGACAGCTCGATCGCTTCGCTGTCGACCTCGACCTCGACCGGCATCAGCTCGCTGTCCACCGGCCTCAGCACCACCAACAGCAATGTCGCCTCGCTCTCGACTTCCACGTCGACCGGCATCAGTTCGCTGTCTACCGGCCTCAGCACTGCCGACAGCACCGTCGCATCGTTGTCCACGTCGACCTCGACCGGCATCAGTTCGCTCTCGACCGGCCTCAGCACCGCCGACAGCAGCGTCGCATCGTTGTCCACGTCGACCTCGACCGGCATCAGTTCGCTCTCGACCGGCCTCAGCACCGCCGACAGCAGCGTCGCATCGCTCTCGACCTCCGCGTCGACCGGCCTCTCGTCGGCCAACAGCTCGATCGCCTCGCTGTCCACCTCGACGTCGACCGGCATCGGCTCGCTCTCCACCGGCATCAGCACCACCAATAGCACCGTCACGTCGCTCTCGACCTCGACCTCGACCGGCATCAGCTCGCTGTCCACTGGCCTGAGCACCACCAACAGCACCGTCGCATCGCTGTCGACCTCGACGTCGACCGGTATCAGCTCGCTGTCCACCGGCCTGTCGACCACCGACAGCAGCGTCGCATCGCTGTCGACTTCCACGTCAACCGGCATCAGCTCGCTGTCCACCGGCCTGTCGACCGCCGACAGCAGCGTCGCCTCGCTGTCGACCTCCACGTCGACCGGCATCGGCTCGCTGTCCACCGGCCTGAGCACGACCAACAGCACCGTCGTATCGTTGTCGACCTCGACCTCGACCAGCATCAGCTCGCTGTCGACCAGCGTCGGCTCGATCACCACCAACACCAACAACCTCGGCACCAGCACCGCCGCGGCGCTGGGCGGCGGTGCAACCTACAACCCGGCCACCGGCACCATTTCCGCCCCGGCCTACATCACCTACAACACCAACGGCACGACCACGACCAACAACAACGTCGGTTCGGCGATCGACAACATCAACGCGAACGGCATCAAGTACTTCCATGCCAACTCGACCGACCCCGACAGCCAGGCCACCGGCCAGAACAGCGTCGCGATCGGGCCGAACGCAGTCGCCAACATCGACAACTCGGTCGCGATCGGCAACGGCGCCACCACGTCCGCCGCCGTCCCGGTCTCGTCGGCCACCGTCGGCGGCCTGACCTTCGGCACCTTCGCGGGCAGCAACCCGGTCGGCGTGTTCAGCGTCGGCGCGCCGGGCGCGGAACGCCAGGTCACCAACGTCGCCGCCGGACAAGTCACCGCGACCAGCACCGACGCGATCAACGGCAGCCAGCTGTTCGCGACCAACAGCAACGTCGCCTCGCTGTCCACCGGTCTCAGCACGACCAACGGCAACGTCGCCTCGCTGTCGACCTCGACCTCGACCGCCGTCAACTCGCTGTCCACCGGCCTGTCGACCGTCGGTAGCCAGATCGGCTCGCTGTCCACGGGCTTGAGCAGCACCAACAGCACGGTGTCGTCGCTGTCGACCTCGACCTCGACCGCCGTCAACTCGCTGTCCACCGGCCTCAGCACCACCAACAGCACAGTGTCGTCGCTGTCGACCTCGACCTCGACCTCCATCAACTCGCTGTCCACCGGCCTCGGCACCACCAACAGCAACGTCGCCTCGCTGTCGAGCGGCGTGACCAACATCAACAACCAGATCTCGTCGCTGTCGACCTCGATCAACAACACGACCCGCACCGCCAACACCGGCGGCATCGCGGCCGACATGAACGGCACCGGCGCAGACAACCCGACCGTCAGCGCCGGTTCGAACTCGGTCGCGATCGGCGCGAATTCCAACAACGGCGGCCGCTCGAACGTGGTCTCGGTCGGCAGCAGCACCGAGCAGCGCCAGATCGCCAACGTCGCAGCCGGCACGGAAGGCACCGATGCGGTCAACCTCAACCAGTTGAACACGCTGTCGACATCCGTCTCCCAGTCGATGGCCGGGACGCAGGCCTCGATCAACAACCTGAGTTCGCAGATCGCGCAGACCCAGGAAGCGCTGCAGCAGACCGACAAGATGGCCCGTCAGGGCATCGCGGCCGCCGCCGCGCTCGCCATGCTGCCGCAGGTCGAAGCCGGCAAGACCTTCAACACGGCGGTCGGCGGGGCGCGTTTCGCGGGCCAATCGGGCGTCGCGTTCGGCGCGAGCGCGCATATCACGAAGCACGGCGTGCTCAAGATGGGCATCGGTATCGCCGGCAGTAATCGCACCTATGGAGCCGGCTATGGATACACATGGTGA